A window of the Deltaproteobacteria bacterium genome harbors these coding sequences:
- a CDS encoding MBL fold metallo-hydrolase: MKIKFMGAAKTVTGSCFILETGTHRLAIDCGLHQGNAAIEKRNWDIGIYEPSKIDCFLITHAHIDHSGLLPRMVQKGFQGRIYTTPPTRDLLEIMLLDSAHIQEMEAQWKSKKHLRHGQKHIQPLYTQKDAQATFPLFEIKAYNEPFEPYPGLKVNFKDAGHILGASLIELWVEENGFQNKLVFSGDVGRPAQLLVEDASLVQAADFLFLESTYGDRDHKNEEDSLNELAEAIAYSYARGEKVIIPAFAVERTQEIIYSLHLLAKEGRLPADVPVYLDSPLAIRATEIFRNYTEYFDEATKKLIQNG, encoded by the coding sequence ATGAAGATAAAGTTTATGGGCGCGGCCAAAACAGTAACAGGGTCCTGTTTCATTCTGGAAACCGGCACGCATCGATTGGCCATCGATTGTGGGTTGCATCAAGGTAATGCCGCAATCGAAAAACGCAATTGGGATATCGGTATTTATGAGCCCAGTAAAATCGATTGTTTTCTGATCACCCATGCCCATATCGACCATTCCGGTCTCCTGCCCCGCATGGTGCAAAAGGGGTTCCAGGGCCGGATTTACACCACCCCGCCGACCCGGGATTTACTGGAGATCATGCTTTTAGACAGCGCCCATATTCAGGAAATGGAAGCGCAATGGAAGAGTAAAAAGCACCTCCGCCATGGGCAGAAGCATATCCAACCTTTATATACCCAAAAAGATGCGCAGGCCACCTTCCCGTTGTTCGAGATCAAAGCCTACAATGAACCTTTTGAACCCTACCCGGGCTTAAAAGTCAATTTTAAGGATGCCGGGCACATCCTCGGTGCTTCCTTAATCGAACTCTGGGTTGAAGAAAACGGCTTCCAGAATAAACTGGTTTTTTCCGGGGATGTGGGCCGCCCGGCCCAATTACTGGTTGAAGACGCCAGCCTGGTCCAGGCGGCTGATTTCCTTTTTCTTGAATCCACCTACGGAGACCGTGATCATAAAAATGAAGAAGACAGTTTGAATGAACTGGCCGAAGCAATCGCTTACAGCTACGCGCGCGGAGAGAAGGTGATTATCCCGGCTTTCGCTGTGGAAAGAACCCAGGAGATCATTTATTCGCTGCACCTTTTAGCCAAGGAGGGAAGGCTCCCAGCGGACGTGCCCGTTTATTTAGACAGCCCCTTAGCGATCCGAGCCACTGAGATTTTTCGGAATTATACGGAATATTTTGATGAAGCCACCAAAAAACTTATACAAAACGGAG